A genomic region of Spartobacteria bacterium contains the following coding sequences:
- a CDS encoding SUF system NifU family Fe-S cluster assembly protein, whose amino-acid sequence MTQQSAREIIMQHYRNPHGLCPVADPAMTISVENTSCGDMYRMQLHMEGGTITDMTFCGHGCSISLASFSLMHDWLIGRNISDATEHIATLLTALPTSTELDPSVWGDITALTSVRRHRSRIRCALMCWQAAQNELESNGQ is encoded by the coding sequence ATGACCCAGCAGAGCGCGCGCGAAATCATTATGCAGCATTATCGGAATCCTCATGGACTGTGCCCCGTCGCTGATCCTGCCATGACCATTTCTGTGGAAAACACGTCCTGCGGCGATATGTATCGCATGCAGTTGCACATGGAAGGCGGGACCATCACAGACATGACGTTCTGTGGCCATGGATGTTCGATCAGTCTGGCCTCCTTCTCATTGATGCATGACTGGCTCATCGGAAGGAACATATCCGATGCGACGGAACATATAGCGACGTTATTAACCGCACTACCCACATCGACTGAACTGGATCCATCTGTGTGGGGCGATATTACGGCGCTGACGTCTGTGCGGCGGCATCGCAGTCGTATTCGCTGTGCGCTGATGTGCTGGCAAGCCGCACAGAACGAACTGGAGTCCAACGGGCAATGA